From Nonlabens sp. Ci31, the proteins below share one genomic window:
- the bioB gene encoding biotin synthase BioB — MRYNWTKEEVLEVYNRPIMNLLYDAATIHREFHNPNQVQVSTLLSIKTGGCPEDCGYCPQAARYHTDLEGNDLMSVQQVKAQALRAKSSGSSRVCMGAAWRNVKDGPEFDQVLEMVRTINKLDMEVCCTLGMITENQAHRLAEAGLYAYNHNLDSSEEYYKEVISTRGYQDRLDTIGNVRKTNVTVCSGGIIGMGENIEDRAGMLVALASLSPQPESTPINALVAVEGTPLEEQQPISIWEMIRMVATTRIVMPQTQVRLSAGRMDMSREGQAMCFFAGANSIFAGDKLLTTPNPDVNEDMKMFELLGLEPMKPFVKKSQPETVEAQYSEYKDQGEKPRWTRPDHKIERNEQAKQAGKAVKA, encoded by the coding sequence ATGAGATACAACTGGACTAAAGAAGAAGTATTAGAGGTTTATAACAGACCGATTATGAATTTGTTATATGATGCGGCAACGATTCATAGAGAATTTCACAACCCAAATCAAGTACAAGTTTCTACACTTCTTTCCATTAAAACTGGCGGTTGTCCAGAAGATTGTGGGTATTGTCCACAAGCTGCTCGTTACCATACAGACTTAGAAGGAAACGACTTGATGTCTGTACAGCAAGTAAAAGCACAAGCCTTAAGAGCAAAATCTAGTGGTAGTTCTCGTGTTTGTATGGGAGCAGCATGGAGAAATGTAAAAGACGGACCAGAATTTGACCAAGTCCTAGAAATGGTTCGTACCATTAATAAATTAGACATGGAAGTGTGTTGTACTTTAGGTATGATCACAGAAAATCAAGCACACCGACTTGCTGAGGCTGGATTATATGCTTATAACCACAACTTAGACAGTTCTGAAGAATACTATAAAGAGGTTATTTCTACTCGTGGTTATCAAGACCGTTTAGATACGATTGGTAATGTACGTAAGACCAATGTTACTGTTTGTAGCGGCGGAATTATAGGAATGGGAGAGAATATAGAGGATCGCGCAGGAATGTTGGTAGCTTTAGCTAGTCTAAGTCCGCAGCCAGAAAGTACGCCTATCAACGCATTAGTTGCTGTAGAAGGAACACCACTAGAAGAGCAACAACCAATTTCTATTTGGGAAATGATACGTATGGTGGCTACTACTCGTATCGTTATGCCACAAACTCAGGTGAGGTTGAGTGCCGGTCGTATGGACATGAGTCGTGAAGGACAAGCGATGTGTTTCTTTGCTGGAGCCAACTCTATTTTTGCGGGGGATAAATTACTGACGACTCCTAATCCAGATGTAAATGAAGACATGAAAATGTTTGAATTGTTAGGATTAGAGCCTATGAAGCCGTTTGTAAAAAAGTCACAACCAGAAACAGTAGAAGCTCAATATTCTGAATATAAAGATCAAGGAGAGAAACCTAGATGGACCCGTCCAGATCATAAAATTGAACGTAACGAGCAAGCAAAACAAGCTGGCAAAGCGGTTAAAGCATAG
- a CDS encoding regulatory protein RecX produces the protein MSKDTYTVEEATRSIERYCAYQERCHKEIEDKLKSMGMIQLAIDEIIPHLIHHKFLNETRYAEAFARGKFRIKSWGRVRIVRELKMKGLNERTIKIGLKEISNDDYEIAFDRLSRKRLQQLTTETDTYKKRKKLADYLLYRGWESHLVYAKTVELIPN, from the coding sequence ATGTCCAAAGACACCTACACCGTTGAAGAAGCGACTCGTTCTATAGAGCGGTACTGCGCTTATCAAGAGCGCTGTCATAAAGAGATAGAAGATAAATTGAAGAGTATGGGAATGATCCAACTTGCGATAGATGAAATCATCCCGCATTTGATCCACCACAAGTTTTTGAATGAAACACGCTATGCCGAAGCTTTTGCTAGAGGGAAATTCCGTATTAAAAGTTGGGGCAGAGTTCGTATCGTACGCGAACTTAAAATGAAAGGTTTGAACGAGCGTACTATAAAAATAGGTCTTAAAGAGATTTCTAATGATGATTACGAAATTGCTTTTGATAGGCTTTCGCGAAAGCGGTTACAACAACTCACAACGGAAACCGATACATACAAAAAACGTAAAAAACTAGCCGATTACCTTCTCTATCGCGGTTGGGAAAGCCACCTGGTTTATGCCAAAACAGTAGAGCTCATACCTAATTAG
- a CDS encoding cupin-like domain-containing protein produces MALNLQKIPRVSTMSKDDFIKNHLQPQQPVIIEKLTEDWPAYEKWNLAYIKQVAGNKTVPLYDDRPVKHDEGFNDAQTEMKMSDYLDLLEEKPTNFRIFLYNILKEVPVLQADYKFPKLGMQLIKGLPMMFFGGTDSKVFMHFDIDFTNILHFQFHGKKRCIIFPPDQSPYLYRVPHSLIAREDIDFTDPDFEKWPALLKAQGYVCELQHGEMLYMPEGYWHYMHYLTPGFSISLRSYPRKIKNLGKALYHLLFMRHYDNFMRKRKGQEWIDYKNDQAIIRTHERLKRDS; encoded by the coding sequence ATGGCGCTTAATCTTCAAAAAATACCGCGTGTATCCACAATGAGTAAAGATGATTTTATCAAAAATCATCTCCAGCCACAACAACCTGTAATCATTGAAAAACTAACAGAAGACTGGCCGGCTTATGAAAAGTGGAATCTAGCATACATCAAACAAGTAGCCGGAAATAAAACAGTGCCTTTGTATGATGACCGCCCAGTAAAGCACGATGAAGGTTTTAACGATGCACAAACCGAAATGAAGATGTCGGATTACTTAGATCTGTTGGAAGAAAAGCCCACTAACTTTAGAATTTTTCTTTACAATATATTAAAAGAAGTTCCAGTCCTTCAAGCCGATTATAAATTTCCGAAGTTAGGAATGCAATTGATCAAAGGCTTGCCTATGATGTTTTTTGGAGGAACCGATTCTAAGGTGTTTATGCATTTTGATATAGACTTTACGAATATCCTGCATTTTCAATTTCACGGTAAAAAGAGGTGTATTATTTTCCCGCCTGATCAGTCACCTTATTTGTATCGCGTTCCACATTCTTTAATCGCTAGAGAAGATATTGATTTTACCGACCCAGATTTTGAAAAATGGCCTGCTTTACTGAAAGCGCAAGGCTATGTTTGCGAGCTTCAACATGGGGAAATGTTGTACATGCCAGAAGGATACTGGCACTACATGCATTACCTCACACCTGGTTTTTCTATAAGCTTGAGGTCCTATCCTCGAAAGATTAAAAATTTAGGAAAGGCGCTGTATCATCTATTATTTATGCGTCATTATGATAATTTCATGCGCAAACGTAAAGGGCAGGAATGGATCGACTATAAAAATGATCAGGCTATTATAAGGACACACGAGCGTTTAAAGAGGGATAGTTGA